In one Drosophila pseudoobscura strain MV-25-SWS-2005 chromosome X, UCI_Dpse_MV25, whole genome shotgun sequence genomic region, the following are encoded:
- the v gene encoding tryptophan 2,3-dioxygenase isoform X2 translates to MPSACSPRKTSDRSTTSICLSSLTRLLVDQVPILETMTPLDFMDFRKYLAPASGFQSLQFRLIENKLGVLTEQRVRYNQKYSDVFGGDEQALSAIRSSEYEPSLLELVQRWLERTPGLEESGFNFWKKFQQSVDQFLAAQVEIAMEEPVEQAKNYRLMDIEKRREVYHSIFDPAVHEALVKRGDRRFSHRALQGAIMITFYRDEPRFSQPHQLLTLLMDIDSLITKWRYNHVIMVQRMIGSQQLGTGGSSGYQYLRSTLSDRYKVFLDLFNLSTFLIPREAIPPLDETIRKKLVHKSV, encoded by the exons ATGCCCAGTGCATGCTCTCCACGGAAGACAAGCGACCGGTCCACGACGAGCATTTGTTTATCATCACTCACCAGG CTGCTAGTGGACCAGGTGCCCATATTGGAGACCATGACGCCACTGGACTTTATGGACTTTCGAAAGTATCTAGCGCCGGCTTCGGGCTTTCAGTCACTCCAGTTCCGGCTGATCGAGAACAAGCTGGGCGTTCTTACCGAGCAGCGTGTGAGATACAACCAGAAGTACTCAGACGTCTTTGGGGGCGACGAGCAGGCTCTGAGCGCCATCAGGAGCTCCGAATATGAGCCCTCGCTACTCGAGCTGGTGCAGCGATGGCTGGAGCGGACGCCCGGTCTGGAGGAGAGCGGTTTCAACTTCTGGAAGAAGTTCCAGCAGAGCGTCGACCAGTTCCTGGCCGCCCAGGTAGAGATCGCCATGGAAGAGCCGGTGGAGCAGGCCAAAAACTATCGCCTGATGGACATTGAGAAGCGGCGCGAGGTCTACCACTCCATCTTCGACCCGGCCGTGCACGAGGCCCTCGTGAAGCGCGGAGATCGCCGCTTCAGCCACCGTGCTCTCCAGGGGGCCATCATGATAACCTTCTACCGCGACGAGCCGCGTTTCAGCCAGCCCCACCAGCTACTCACCCTGCTTATGGACATCGACTCATTGATCACCAAGTGGCGCT ACAATCACGTGATCATGGTTCAACGCATGATTGGATCCCAGCAACTGGGCACCGGCGGCTCATCCGGGTATCAATATCTTCGCTCCACGCTCAG TGATCGGTACAAAGTATTCCTGGATCTGTTCAACCTGTCTACGTTTCTGATACCTCGCGAGGCGATTCCTCCTCTCGATGAGACTATACGCAAGAAGCTCGTCCACAAGAGTGTCTAA
- the v gene encoding tryptophan 2,3-dioxygenase isoform X1: MSCPYAGNGNDHDDAAVPLSTEVGKIYGEYLMLDKLLDAQCMLSTEDKRPVHDEHLFIITHQAYELWFKQIIFEFDSIRDMLDAEVIDETKTLEIVKRLNRVVLILKLLVDQVPILETMTPLDFMDFRKYLAPASGFQSLQFRLIENKLGVLTEQRVRYNQKYSDVFGGDEQALSAIRSSEYEPSLLELVQRWLERTPGLEESGFNFWKKFQQSVDQFLAAQVEIAMEEPVEQAKNYRLMDIEKRREVYHSIFDPAVHEALVKRGDRRFSHRALQGAIMITFYRDEPRFSQPHQLLTLLMDIDSLITKWRYNHVIMVQRMIGSQQLGTGGSSGYQYLRSTLSDRYKVFLDLFNLSTFLIPREAIPPLDETIRKKLVHKSV; the protein is encoded by the exons ATGAGCTGTCCCTATGCAGGAAACGG AAACGACCACGACGATGCTGCGGTACCGCTGTCCACGGAGGTGGGCAAGATCTACGGGGAGTACCTGATGCTCGACAAGCTGCTGGATGCCCAGTGCATGCTCTCCACGGAAGACAAGCGACCGGTCCACGACGAGCATTTGTTTATCATCACTCACCAGG CATACGAACTGTGGTTCAAGCAGATAATCTTCGAGTTCGACTCCATTCGCGACATGCTCGACGCGGAGGTCATCGACGAGACCAAAACTCTGGAGATCGTCAAGCGACTCAATAGGGTTGTCCTCATACTGAAA CTGCTAGTGGACCAGGTGCCCATATTGGAGACCATGACGCCACTGGACTTTATGGACTTTCGAAAGTATCTAGCGCCGGCTTCGGGCTTTCAGTCACTCCAGTTCCGGCTGATCGAGAACAAGCTGGGCGTTCTTACCGAGCAGCGTGTGAGATACAACCAGAAGTACTCAGACGTCTTTGGGGGCGACGAGCAGGCTCTGAGCGCCATCAGGAGCTCCGAATATGAGCCCTCGCTACTCGAGCTGGTGCAGCGATGGCTGGAGCGGACGCCCGGTCTGGAGGAGAGCGGTTTCAACTTCTGGAAGAAGTTCCAGCAGAGCGTCGACCAGTTCCTGGCCGCCCAGGTAGAGATCGCCATGGAAGAGCCGGTGGAGCAGGCCAAAAACTATCGCCTGATGGACATTGAGAAGCGGCGCGAGGTCTACCACTCCATCTTCGACCCGGCCGTGCACGAGGCCCTCGTGAAGCGCGGAGATCGCCGCTTCAGCCACCGTGCTCTCCAGGGGGCCATCATGATAACCTTCTACCGCGACGAGCCGCGTTTCAGCCAGCCCCACCAGCTACTCACCCTGCTTATGGACATCGACTCATTGATCACCAAGTGGCGCT ACAATCACGTGATCATGGTTCAACGCATGATTGGATCCCAGCAACTGGGCACCGGCGGCTCATCCGGGTATCAATATCTTCGCTCCACGCTCAG TGATCGGTACAAAGTATTCCTGGATCTGTTCAACCTGTCTACGTTTCTGATACCTCGCGAGGCGATTCCTCCTCTCGATGAGACTATACGCAAGAAGCTCGTCCACAAGAGTGTCTAA
- the LOC4815018 gene encoding poly(U)-specific endoribonuclease homolog: MRYLALSALFVCLALAGHCQIAAGYKSEIEITPAPLDVVEATTKKSSWFGGFKKFFGSSGDPSATEATTSTTSTTTTARPSYVAATPSAAQKPPPLVISHAPLMPLGPRPDTPSSSPFGAANAPQWPSDGVGVGSRTSSTKPPHQPPQGRPQEAGGVPNLPPGFAPYRPQKPQPNSYDLSYGGGGGAGSAGGAAGRPGLDPLASFGGTTSTQRPKTPNVQPGSGTSTAKPQLKEDFPALPGPRRPSVKEEYPPLPAVQSPSVPSSPNALPTPTPTPTPTPTPSSPSAWGRPLPTPVHPLDPVHPAKPSTKPTPANGVSFVPHTGGTGGQSSAGGAATTTVRPGFHSSGNSVASDDEIRQLTEQLYTKESNSQISLVQVNLQGRTRSIDSADEAPNPLLQVDAKAFESPTIAKMKLLFNNYEHDTLVNEHVTANERKEENDFLDAVMATSVMRHAMQFLQQKGLVTPDPKTHRDLVKELWFTQYSRGQGKIGSSGFEHVFVYEVKNGTIIGFHNWVYISEEEQAGRLDYKGYMKEQDIGTKGKVLKIRFAHQGQNKPVNTVFVGTSPELELALYTVCFQLRPDRTCPVSLGNSKFGIVTYSWRYRGKNLIGSAYPEI, from the exons ATGCGTTACCTGGCATTGAGTGCGCTCTTTGTGTGCCTGGCCCTCGCCGGGCACTGCCAAATCGCAG CAGGCTACAagagcgagatcgagatcACGCCAGCCCCGCTGGACGTGGTTGAGGCTACAACAAAGAAGTCCAGCTGGTTCGGCGGCTTCAAGAAGTTCttcggcagcagcggcgatCCGTCCGCTACGGaggccaccaccagcaccacgtCAACGACTACCACCGCCAGGCCGAGCTATGTGGCTGCCACTCCCTCGGCCGCCCAGAAGCCCCCGCCGCTGGTAATCTCCCATGCCCCGCTGATGCCCTTGGGCCCACGGCCTGATACCCCCAGCTCCTCCCCTTTCGGAGCTGCTAACGCTCCCCAGTGGCCCTCAGACGGAGTGGGTGTCGGTAGTCGCACCTCCAGCACTAAGCCGCCCCATCAACCACCCCAGGGACGTCCCCAGGAAGCAGGCGGGGTACCCAATTTGCCGCCTGGATTTGCCCCCTACCGCCCCCAGAAGCCGCAGCCGAACAGCTACGATTTGAGCtacggcggtggtggcggtgcaGGCAGTGCAGGAGGTGCGGCCGGACGACCGGGCCTGGATCCGCTGGCAAGCTTCGGGGGAACAACCTCCACCCAGCGACCCAAGACGCCCAATGTCCAGCCCGGATCCGGAACATCGACAGCCAAGCCACAGCTGAAGGAGGATTTCCCGGCGCTGCCCGGTCCCCGCCGCCCATCCGTGAAAGAAGAATATCCGCCTCTGCCCGCGGTCCAGTCTCCTTCTGTACCTTCCTCTCCCAATGCTcttcccactcccacacccacacccactccgactccgactccttCATCGCCCTCCGCCTGGGGACGGCCCCTGCCCACGCCCGTGCACCCACTGGACCCCGTGCATCCGGCCAAACCCTCGACCAAGCCGACGCCCGCCAATGGAGTGTCCTTTGTGCCGCATACAGGGGGAACGGGAGGACAAAGCAGTGCAGGGGGAGCTGCCACGACCACAGTTCGGCCGGGCTTCCATTCGTCCGGCAACTCGGTGGCCAGCGACGATGAGATCCGCCAGCTGACAGAGCAGCTGTACACTAAAGAGAGCAACAGCCAGATCAGCCTGGTCCAGGTGAACCTGCAAGGGCGAACGCGCTCCATCGACAGTGCCGACGAGGCCCCCAATCC ACTCCTCCAGGTGGACGCCAAGGCCTTCGAGTCCCCGACCATTGCCAAGATGAAATTGCTCTTCAATAACTACGAGCACGACACACTGGTCAACGAGCACGTGACGGCCAACGAGCGGAAGGAGGAGAACGACTTCCTGGACGCAGTGATGGCCACATCGGTGATGCGGCATGCGATGCAGTTCCTGCAGCAGAAGGGCCTGGTTACGCCCGACCCCAAGACGCACCGCGACCTGGTCAAGGAGCTGTGGTTCACTCAGTACTCGCGCGGTCAGGGCAAGATCGGCAGCTCCGGCTTCGAGCACGTCTTCGTCTACGAAGTCAAGAACGGAACCATCATAGGCTTCCACAACTGGGTGTACAtcagcgaggaggagcaggcggGTCGCCTCGACTACAAGGGTTACATGAAGGAGCAGGACATTGGCACG AAAGGAAAGGTGCTGAAGATCCGCTTCGCGCACCAAGGACAGAACAAGCCCGTGAACACCGTCTTCGTGGGCACCtcgccggagctggagctggccctGTACACGGTCTGTTTTCAACTGCGTCCCGACCGCACCTGCCCCGTCTCCCTGGGCAACAGCAAGTTCGGCATCGTCACCTACTCCTGGCGCTACCGAGGGAAGAACCTGATTGGCAGCGCATACCCAGAGATCTAA